The proteins below are encoded in one region of Enterobacteriaceae endosymbiont of Plateumaris consimilis:
- a CDS encoding S4 domain-containing protein — MRLDIFLTKKLFQFSRSQIKNWIINNNIKINDIIINQPKKKFLQEIKYKSILKYHKNEFCGKHKIFH, encoded by the coding sequence ATGAGATTAGATATATTTCTTACTAAAAAACTCTTTCAATTTTCAAGATCTCAAATAAAAAATTGGATTATTAATAATAATATAAAGATTAATGATATTATTATAAATCAACCTAAAAAAAAATTCTTACAGGAGATAAAATACAAGTCGATATTAAAATATCACAAGAACGAATTCTGTGGAAAGCACAAAATATTCCATTAA
- a CDS encoding RluA family pseudouridine synthase, giving the protein MLTGDKIQVDIKISQERILWKAQNIPLNIIYNDNYLLIINKSSNLVVHPGNGNLDKTLFNALLYYYPFLRDLPRAGIIHRLDKNTTGLIIIAKTMLSYMNLKIALKQHKIIREYEAIVNGIIQYNDIINHPIKKFYKKKNIRMNVTDKGKKAITQYFLKHVFKMHSHLRIRLHTGRTHQIRVHLEYINHSIVGDPIYNNKSQMNIITINNKKYLINKILKRQALHACYLEFMHPINNYLLKFNSSLPKDIKHLISILKKFK; this is encoded by the coding sequence ATTCTTACAGGAGATAAAATACAAGTCGATATTAAAATATCACAAGAACGAATTCTGTGGAAAGCACAAAATATTCCATTAAATATCATCTATAATGATAATTATTTATTAATAATAAATAAATCTTCAAATTTAGTAGTACATCCAGGAAATGGTAATTTAGATAAAACATTATTTAATGCTTTATTATATTATTATCCTTTTCTTAGAGATTTACCAAGAGCTGGTATTATTCATAGACTAGATAAAAATACAACCGGATTAATAATTATAGCAAAAACAATGTTGTCATATATGAATTTAAAAATAGCTTTAAAACAACATAAAATTATAAGAGAATATGAAGCTATAGTAAATGGTATTATTCAATACAATGATATTATTAACCATCCAATAAAAAAATTTTATAAAAAAAAAAATATACGTATGAATGTAACTGATAAAGGTAAAAAAGCAATAACACAATATTTTTTAAAACATGTATTTAAAATGCATAGTCACCTAAGAATTAGATTACATACTGGACGTACACATCAAATTAGAGTACATTTAGAATATATTAATCATAGTATTGTAGGTGATCCTATATATAATAATAAATCTCAAATGAATATTATAACAATTAATAATAAAAAATATTTAATTAATAAAATATTAAAAAGACAAGCATTACATGCGTGTTATTTAGAATTTATGCATCCTATAAATAATTATTTATTAAAGTTTAATTCATCTTTACCTAAAGATATAAAACATTTAATTTCTATTTTAAAAAAATTCAAATAA